The Sulfurospirillum halorespirans DSM 13726 genome has a window encoding:
- the rpsQ gene encoding 30S ribosomal protein S17: MALKREIQGVVVQKTGDKTITVLVERRVMHPRYRKFVKRFKKYLVHDESNQVKIGDTVSAIECRPLSKRKSFRLSAVVKVGVE, translated from the coding sequence ATGGCTTTAAAACGAGAGATTCAAGGCGTAGTTGTTCAGAAAACTGGTGATAAAACCATCACCGTTTTGGTAGAGAGACGTGTAATGCACCCGAGATATCGCAAGTTCGTTAAACGTTTCAAAAAATACCTAGTCCATGACGAGAGCAACCAAGTAAAAATCGGCGACACAGTAAGCGCTATCGAGTGCAGACCACTTTCAAAAAGAAAGTCTTTTAGACTTAGCGCTGTTGTTAAAGTGGGAGTTGAATAA
- the rplB gene encoding 50S ribosomal protein L2 has protein sequence MAIKSFKPYTPSRRFLTGLDSSDITAKASVPSLLVKIAATAGRNNNGRITSRHKEAGAKKLYRIIDFKRRKFDVEGTVAAIEYDPNRNCRIALINYADGDKRYILQPSGLKVGDKIQSAESGLDIKPGNAMKLKSIPVGTILHNVELKPGKGGQMARSAGGYAQLMGKETQYVMVRLPSGEMRQILAECMATVGVVGNEDWANVVIGKAGRNRHRGIRPQTRGSAMNPVDHPHGGGEGKTNSGRHPVTPWGQPTKGRKTRKKKASDKLIISRRKGK, from the coding sequence ATGGCAATAAAATCATTTAAACCCTATACCCCCAGTCGTAGATTTTTAACAGGACTTGATTCAAGTGACATTACTGCAAAAGCAAGTGTTCCTTCACTCCTTGTTAAAATTGCTGCAACGGCAGGTAGAAATAACAATGGTAGAATCACTTCACGTCATAAAGAAGCGGGTGCTAAAAAACTTTACAGAATTATTGACTTCAAACGAAGAAAATTTGATGTAGAGGGAACCGTAGCTGCTATTGAATATGATCCAAACAGAAACTGTAGAATCGCGCTTATCAATTATGCCGATGGTGACAAAAGATATATTCTTCAACCATCAGGTCTAAAAGTGGGCGATAAAATTCAATCAGCTGAAAGCGGACTGGATATTAAACCAGGTAACGCAATGAAACTTAAAAGTATCCCTGTTGGTACTATCTTACATAACGTCGAACTTAAACCGGGTAAAGGCGGACAAATGGCACGTAGTGCTGGTGGTTACGCTCAACTTATGGGTAAAGAGACTCAGTATGTTATGGTAAGACTTCCAAGTGGAGAGATGAGACAAATCTTGGCTGAGTGTATGGCTACGGTTGGTGTTGTCGGAAACGAGGATTGGGCTAACGTCGTCATTGGTAAAGCGGGTCGTAACAGACACCGTGGTATTCGTCCTCAAACACGTGGTTCTGCTATGAACCCAGTCGATCACCCACACGGTGGTGGTGAGGGTAAAACCAACTCAGGACGTCATCCAGTAACTCCATGGGGACAACCAACTAAAGGTAGAAAAACTCGTAAGAAAAAAGCGAGCGACAAACTGATTATTTCTAGAAGAAAAGGAAAATAG
- the rplP gene encoding 50S ribosomal protein L16 has translation MLMPKRTKYKKQMKGRNRGEASSGASISFGEIGLKAVEAGRIDSRQIEAARIAYTRHVKRQAKTWIRVFPDKPLTAKPIETRMGKGKGSVDKWVMNIKPGRIIFEMAGVPEELAREALTLAMHKLPFKTKIVTRESENEVY, from the coding sequence ATGTTAATGCCTAAAAGAACGAAATATAAAAAGCAGATGAAAGGCCGCAACCGCGGTGAAGCCAGCAGTGGCGCATCAATCTCTTTTGGTGAAATCGGTCTCAAAGCTGTTGAAGCTGGACGTATTGATTCACGCCAAATTGAGGCTGCGAGGATTGCGTATACACGACATGTTAAGCGTCAAGCTAAGACTTGGATTCGTGTATTCCCAGACAAACCATTAACGGCTAAACCTATCGAAACACGTATGGGTAAAGGTAAAGGTTCTGTTGATAAGTGGGTTATGAATATTAAGCCTGGTAGAATTATTTTTGAAATGGCGGGTGTTCCTGAAGAGTTAGCGCGTGAAGCATTAACACTTGCAATGCACAAATTGCCTTTCAAAACCAAGATTGTAACTCGAGAGAGCGAAAATGAAGTATATTGA
- a CDS encoding 50S ribosomal protein L23, which produces MADITDIKAILYTEKSLSLQENGTVVIQTSVRMTKNGLKEVLKQYFGFTPLKINSLRVMGKVKKFKGIEGKRNDFKKFYVQLPEGAKLENVEA; this is translated from the coding sequence ATGGCTGATATTACTGATATTAAGGCAATCCTTTATACTGAAAAGAGCTTGAGCCTTCAAGAGAATGGTACAGTTGTTATCCAAACTTCCGTAAGAATGACAAAAAATGGTTTAAAAGAGGTATTAAAACAATACTTTGGTTTTACACCATTAAAAATCAATTCTCTTAGAGTTATGGGAAAAGTTAAGAAGTTTAAAGGCATTGAAGGCAAACGTAATGATTTTAAAAAGTTTTATGTTCAGTTGCCAGAGGGCGCTAAACTAGAGAATGTGGAGGCGTAA
- a CDS encoding FTR1 family iron permease — translation MNCKMLCLFLMGFLPSLLFSAATTNYADIMNRINQTFKESLALYEKGEQDEAKQVAQSAYFELFENLEGPIRINISGKKSYAMEAQFVSIRKLINDGASIAEVKAVMDNLSAEMAEVLPKLEKGTRLVGEKGDDASPAQMVTEAPKPTLDIKWKTLYNHIEAKYAKALVSFEKGDKEETKFIITSVKFEDYRNGMIETAVRKYISKWRDSQIQQEMGRVIRAVDEEIHTKEELKEELERLKSNIWHSLLELPADAVKLAVVSVKEEAIEEVKEDFAPVMANLKAKLAEAHTLYSKGEAKKAMQLVQNSYFDIFEASGMEVKIGAVDSTLKTSIEGSFSKIVALMKNQSTPESVLSEMDSLNTQVATGAEKLSGSDSPWSQFLYSLIIILREGIEALIVVTAVIAYLIKSGNATRLNIVYSALWSAIALSFVTAFVMNLIFQNPGESREMLEGATMLVAVGLLYYVGFWLLSNAHAKKWSHYIAEKVSESLSSGSIRALWFTVFLAVYREGAETVLFYQALIFDAKTPLGYSMLAAGFGMGVIALVILFFLLKAGAIRIPIKPFFMITSAIIFYMAIVFTGKGIMELVEGKVFQPTLIEGFPTLTWLGIYPYMQSFIPQAMLVIGLIVGSLYIMIQAKKA, via the coding sequence ATGAACTGTAAAATGCTCTGCTTATTTCTGATGGGATTTCTCCCTTCCTTGCTTTTTTCGGCGGCTACAACGAATTATGCGGATATTATGAACCGAATCAACCAAACTTTTAAAGAGAGTTTAGCACTGTATGAAAAAGGAGAGCAAGACGAAGCGAAACAAGTGGCGCAAAGTGCCTATTTTGAGCTTTTTGAAAACCTTGAAGGACCGATCCGCATCAACATTTCGGGTAAAAAATCCTACGCGATGGAAGCGCAATTTGTCTCCATTCGTAAGCTGATTAACGATGGCGCATCGATTGCGGAAGTCAAAGCCGTTATGGACAATCTTTCCGCTGAGATGGCAGAAGTGCTTCCCAAACTGGAGAAAGGAACACGCCTTGTGGGTGAAAAAGGCGATGATGCTAGCCCTGCGCAAATGGTAACCGAAGCCCCTAAGCCTACATTAGATATCAAATGGAAAACACTCTACAACCACATCGAAGCCAAATACGCCAAAGCCTTGGTTTCTTTTGAAAAAGGCGATAAAGAAGAGACAAAATTTATCATTACCTCGGTCAAATTTGAAGATTATCGCAACGGCATGATCGAAACAGCGGTACGTAAATATATCTCCAAATGGCGCGATAGCCAAATCCAACAAGAGATGGGACGTGTGATTCGCGCGGTGGATGAAGAGATTCACACCAAAGAGGAGCTCAAAGAAGAGTTAGAACGTCTGAAAAGCAACATCTGGCATAGCCTTCTTGAACTTCCCGCTGACGCGGTTAAACTTGCAGTGGTAAGCGTTAAAGAAGAGGCGATTGAAGAAGTTAAAGAAGATTTTGCTCCTGTGATGGCAAATCTTAAAGCAAAATTGGCGGAAGCGCACACGCTCTACAGCAAAGGTGAAGCGAAAAAAGCGATGCAACTGGTTCAAAATTCCTATTTCGACATCTTTGAAGCCAGTGGGATGGAAGTTAAAATTGGCGCAGTCGATAGCACTCTTAAAACAAGCATCGAAGGCTCCTTTAGCAAAATTGTTGCACTCATGAAAAACCAAAGTACGCCTGAAAGTGTTTTGAGTGAGATGGATTCATTGAATACACAAGTGGCAACGGGAGCTGAAAAACTCTCAGGGTCGGATTCACCATGGAGTCAATTCCTCTACTCGTTGATCATCATTTTACGCGAAGGTATTGAAGCACTCATCGTTGTCACCGCCGTCATCGCCTATTTGATTAAAAGCGGTAATGCAACACGTCTTAACATCGTTTACAGCGCGTTATGGAGTGCCATTGCCCTTAGCTTTGTGACCGCTTTTGTGATGAACTTGATTTTTCAAAACCCGGGAGAATCACGCGAAATGTTAGAGGGTGCCACGATGCTCGTCGCCGTTGGACTGCTGTACTACGTAGGCTTTTGGCTTCTCTCCAATGCCCACGCGAAAAAATGGAGCCATTACATTGCAGAAAAAGTCTCAGAGTCCCTCAGTTCTGGCTCGATTCGAGCACTTTGGTTTACCGTTTTTTTAGCGGTTTACCGTGAAGGTGCAGAGACCGTACTTTTTTACCAAGCACTTATTTTCGATGCAAAAACACCGCTTGGGTACAGCATGTTAGCCGCAGGATTTGGCATGGGTGTCATTGCCCTTGTCATCCTCTTTTTCCTCCTCAAAGCAGGAGCGATCAGGATTCCAATTAAGCCTTTTTTCATGATCACCAGCGCGATCATTTTTTACATGGCAATCGTCTTTACTGGCAAAGGCATTATGGAATTGGTTGAGGGAAAAGTATTTCAACCCACCCTTATTGAGGGCTTTCCAACGCTAACGTGGCTTGGAATTTACCCGTACATGCAAAGCTTTATTCCCCAAGCAATGCTCGTTATTGGGCTGATTGTGGGCTCGTTATACATCATGATTCAAGCGAAAAAAGCTTGA
- a CDS encoding ATP-binding protein — protein sequence MMQTLQFFYEMNFKNSLFLDRKLSITHKKTILYGPRKSGKSHLIVDHLSHYEKGSYLYIDFSDDRVEPHLVAEHLPLFVQKNRIKLLVIEHFDFSFELPNVDEILLSTSFTCKTLVGFDSLTLYPLDFEEFISFDKKHSNIEHLFNLFASHGTYPHIVQSVEQDYQRQMQMMLHLILNDTTTFLIYKRLCELQGSKISLFQIYNHLKSFTKISKDKLYAITSELIDQKLLFFIEKYNQPSAAKKVYPIDFALKDALTFKKDFLKRFENMVFLELIKRDKNVFYEEGIDFFIPEESLAIVCVGFATTEAIEMKLQKLLPTFWALHVKRIEVVTLSSESTKDIEGFSFSIAPFWEWALQL from the coding sequence ATGATGCAAACACTCCAATTTTTTTACGAAATGAATTTTAAAAACAGTCTCTTTTTGGATCGAAAACTATCCATCACGCATAAAAAAACCATTCTGTATGGTCCACGAAAGAGTGGTAAAAGCCATCTGATTGTTGATCATTTGAGCCATTATGAAAAAGGGAGTTACCTCTACATTGATTTTTCCGATGATCGTGTTGAGCCTCATTTAGTTGCGGAGCACTTGCCTCTTTTTGTTCAAAAAAACCGCATCAAACTCCTTGTCATCGAGCATTTTGACTTCTCATTTGAACTTCCCAATGTGGATGAAATCCTGCTTTCTACCTCTTTTACATGTAAAACACTTGTGGGCTTTGACTCCCTCACACTTTACCCTTTAGATTTTGAGGAGTTCATCTCGTTTGATAAAAAACACTCGAATATTGAGCATCTTTTCAATCTCTTTGCAAGCCACGGCACCTACCCACACATCGTACAAAGTGTTGAGCAAGATTATCAACGGCAGATGCAGATGATGTTGCATCTTATTTTAAATGACACGACCACCTTTTTGATCTACAAACGTTTGTGTGAACTGCAAGGAAGCAAAATTTCGCTCTTTCAAATTTACAACCATTTAAAGAGTTTTACAAAAATTTCCAAAGATAAACTGTATGCCATCACGTCTGAGCTGATTGATCAGAAACTTCTCTTTTTTATAGAAAAGTACAATCAACCCAGTGCCGCTAAAAAAGTCTATCCGATTGATTTTGCCCTTAAAGACGCCCTCACGTTTAAAAAAGATTTTTTGAAGCGTTTTGAAAATATGGTTTTTTTGGAGCTGATTAAGCGCGATAAAAATGTCTTTTATGAAGAGGGTATTGACTTTTTTATCCCCGAAGAATCGCTTGCCATTGTCTGCGTTGGCTTTGCAACCACGGAGGCGATTGAGATGAAACTTCAAAAGCTTTTACCGACCTTTTGGGCTTTACATGTAAAGCGTATTGAAGTCGTCACCCTGAGCAGTGAAAGTACCAAAGACATCGAAGGCTTTAGCTTCTCCATCGCCCCTTTTTGGGAGTGGGCGCTACAACTCTAA
- the rpsJ gene encoding 30S ribosomal protein S10 produces MEKIRLKLKAYDHRVLDRSVAAIVEAVKRTGAEIVGPIPMPTKIKRYTVLRSPHVNKSSREQFEMRIHARMIDIVSATTDTVDSLMKLDLAPEVNVEVRAMGK; encoded by the coding sequence ATGGAAAAAATTAGACTTAAACTCAAGGCGTATGACCATAGAGTTTTAGACAGATCTGTTGCAGCTATCGTCGAAGCTGTCAAACGAACTGGAGCCGAGATCGTCGGACCAATTCCTATGCCTACAAAAATCAAGCGCTATACAGTGCTTAGATCTCCGCACGTAAACAAATCTTCAAGAGAGCAATTTGAGATGAGAATCCATGCACGTATGATCGACATCGTGTCTGCGACGACTGATACAGTTGATTCACTCATGAAACTTGACTTGGCACCTGAAGTCAATGTTGAAGTTAGAGCTATGGGTAAATAA
- a CDS encoding ATP-binding SpoIIE family protein phosphatase: MFHHKEDLEKAFNKELFVIKNDLYYQQIDLTKNKKKELLRVDISYKPHSTLSGDTYSLRKTNDGRLVGFIADAMGKGLSAAMSAMAITRFLNYFFDELEEEEGFVFDVWITKTLKFLQKNLFDEEIMSIVLVEYDIHASVIKYASCGMPAFFIISEKGEFQSIRSNNPPLSVFTKSVRSNILPSVPIAKMLCYSDGLSESLLHDGKLYASCLKEDFIDSICVKDFRDKVKERIGKGDDDLTYIYIQKLEISKTFKVLRIPSTYEAIDAALLGITQYLKAHYIDSKTSSQIMLTLSELLLNALEHGSFGVDKARKNYLIEHNLFDEEMLRLEKVHQRKKIKIIYGIIPNGKRELFEATISDQGEGFDTMVLKNIVLNAEKFSGRGFVIIRKLLDHFYFNKKGNAITIQKFITPTLEL; the protein is encoded by the coding sequence ATGTTCCACCACAAAGAAGATCTTGAAAAAGCGTTCAATAAAGAGCTTTTTGTCATCAAAAACGACCTGTACTATCAGCAAATTGATTTGACGAAAAACAAGAAAAAAGAGCTTTTGCGCGTGGACATCTCTTACAAACCGCACAGCACGCTCAGTGGCGACACCTACTCGCTTCGCAAAACCAACGATGGAAGGTTGGTGGGATTTATCGCTGATGCGATGGGCAAAGGACTTTCTGCGGCGATGAGTGCGATGGCGATCACACGATTTTTGAACTATTTTTTCGATGAGCTCGAAGAGGAAGAGGGCTTTGTTTTTGATGTGTGGATCACCAAAACGCTCAAATTTTTACAAAAAAATCTGTTTGATGAAGAGATCATGAGTATTGTGCTCGTGGAGTATGACATTCACGCATCGGTTATCAAATACGCATCCTGTGGCATGCCCGCTTTTTTTATCATCAGTGAAAAAGGTGAATTTCAATCGATTCGCAGTAACAATCCTCCCTTAAGTGTTTTCACAAAAAGTGTTCGCAGCAATATCCTTCCTTCCGTTCCAATTGCAAAGATGCTCTGCTACAGCGATGGGCTCAGCGAGAGTCTTCTGCATGATGGAAAACTCTATGCTTCGTGTTTGAAAGAAGATTTTATTGACTCTATTTGTGTGAAAGATTTTCGTGATAAAGTGAAAGAGCGTATAGGTAAGGGTGATGATGATCTGACCTATATTTACATCCAAAAATTGGAGATTTCCAAAACGTTTAAAGTGCTTCGTATCCCAAGTACTTACGAAGCGATTGATGCAGCACTGCTTGGAATTACGCAGTATCTTAAAGCACATTATATCGATAGTAAAACATCGAGCCAGATTATGCTAACCCTCTCAGAGCTTCTGCTCAATGCTTTGGAACATGGCAGTTTTGGGGTTGATAAAGCACGGAAGAATTATCTGATTGAGCACAATTTATTTGATGAGGAGATGCTGCGACTTGAGAAAGTGCACCAGCGCAAAAAGATCAAAATCATCTATGGCATCATTCCTAATGGTAAACGCGAACTCTTTGAAGCGACGATTAGCGATCAAGGCGAAGGATTTGATACGATGGTGCTGAAAAATATTGTCCTTAATGCGGAGAAGTTTAGCGGGCGCGGATTTGTCATTATTCGCAAGCTTTTGGATCACTTCTATTTCAACAAAAAAGGCAATGCCATTACGATTCAAAAATTCATCACGCCCACGTTAGAGTTGTAG
- a CDS encoding iron transporter has product MLKMLAKSVLALSVAVMLAHAAEAEMKEYPIGEEVVMNHMSVAAVYLKPIDMEPKGIDLAPSQADVHLEADISATEGNTNGFAAGEWVPYLSVSYEIKNLDTGKSKKGTFMPMVAADGPHYGANIKMLGVGNYEVKFTIDNPSKQGFGRHADAASGVGKWFEPFTTSYKFKYTGIQD; this is encoded by the coding sequence ATGTTAAAAATGTTGGCAAAATCAGTCTTAGCACTGAGCGTAGCCGTTATGTTAGCCCATGCCGCAGAGGCTGAGATGAAAGAGTACCCCATCGGTGAAGAAGTGGTGATGAATCACATGAGTGTTGCCGCTGTGTACCTTAAACCGATCGATATGGAGCCAAAAGGTATCGACCTAGCACCCTCACAAGCCGATGTGCATCTTGAAGCAGACATCAGCGCAACGGAGGGAAATACCAATGGTTTTGCAGCTGGTGAATGGGTTCCTTATTTGAGCGTGAGTTATGAGATCAAAAATCTCGACACAGGCAAAAGCAAAAAAGGCACCTTTATGCCAATGGTTGCGGCCGATGGTCCTCACTACGGTGCCAACATCAAAATGTTAGGTGTCGGTAACTACGAAGTGAAGTTCACAATCGACAATCCTTCAAAACAAGGTTTTGGAAGACATGCTGATGCAGCTTCTGGTGTTGGCAAATGGTTTGAACCGTTCACAACAAGCTACAAATTTAAATACACAGGTATTCAAGACTAA
- the rplD gene encoding 50S ribosomal protein L4 codes for MSSAIVLNEKLENVGALALPSSFEEIHSHNLYLYVKSYQAALRSNTANTKTKGEVSGGGKKPWAQKGRGGARAGSRRSPVWVGGGAAFGPRANKNYDLKVNKKQKKLALEFALNEKALNNALFVVDSLTVESGKTKDAAKIVKTLGTRDALIVKQLVDENTLLAFRNLQNCYLVEANELNAYLATAFYAVIIEKSVLETITKEG; via the coding sequence ATGAGTAGCGCAATCGTATTAAATGAAAAATTAGAAAATGTTGGTGCATTGGCTCTTCCTTCAAGTTTTGAAGAGATCCATTCACATAACCTATATCTTTATGTCAAATCATACCAAGCTGCGCTTCGTTCCAACACTGCTAACACCAAAACAAAAGGTGAAGTAAGCGGTGGTGGTAAAAAACCATGGGCTCAAAAAGGTCGTGGTGGTGCACGTGCTGGCAGTAGAAGAAGTCCAGTATGGGTTGGTGGTGGTGCTGCATTTGGCCCACGAGCTAACAAAAACTATGATTTGAAAGTCAATAAAAAACAGAAAAAATTAGCACTTGAATTCGCATTGAATGAAAAAGCGCTCAATAACGCACTTTTTGTTGTTGATTCTTTAACTGTTGAATCAGGTAAAACCAAAGATGCAGCAAAAATCGTAAAAACACTTGGTACAAGAGACGCATTAATCGTTAAGCAATTGGTTGATGAGAATACATTGTTAGCGTTTAGAAATCTTCAAAACTGCTACCTTGTCGAAGCGAATGAGCTTAATGCGTATTTAGCAACTGCGTTCTATGCGGTAATCATAGAAAAATCAGTGCTTGAAACAATCACAAAAGAGGGCTAA
- a CDS encoding ribonuclease HII, translating to MLCGIDEAGRGCLAGPLVVAGAILKEPVIGLNDSKQLTEKQREAFFEILQSKAEFKIVFCDHAMVDAKGLSACLRYAIETIKAHFEGHDILMDGNCNFGVSGITTMVKADAKVPEVSAASILAKVSRDRYMYEIAPTYPQYEFEKHKGYGSALHVEKIKAYGYCEIHRKSFKLKALSQPSLF from the coding sequence ATGTTGTGTGGTATTGATGAAGCAGGACGTGGATGTTTAGCAGGACCGTTAGTGGTAGCAGGCGCTATTTTGAAAGAGCCCGTCATAGGACTCAATGACTCCAAACAACTCACTGAAAAACAGCGCGAAGCATTTTTCGAGATTCTTCAAAGTAAAGCCGAATTTAAAATCGTCTTTTGCGATCATGCTATGGTCGATGCCAAAGGGCTCAGTGCCTGCCTTAGATACGCTATAGAGACCATTAAAGCCCATTTTGAAGGGCACGATATTTTAATGGACGGTAACTGCAATTTTGGTGTTTCGGGCATCACAACGATGGTCAAAGCCGATGCCAAAGTTCCAGAAGTCAGTGCTGCAAGCATTTTAGCCAAAGTGAGTCGCGATCGCTACATGTACGAGATCGCGCCCACCTATCCGCAGTACGAATTTGAAAAACACAAAGGCTATGGCAGTGCTTTACATGTAGAAAAAATCAAAGCCTATGGCTACTGCGAAATTCACCGAAAATCTTTCAAACTCAAAGCACTCTCTCAACCTTCACTGTTTTGA
- the rplC gene encoding 50S ribosomal protein L3, whose amino-acid sequence MEYIIEKIGMSRTIAVPSVPVTLLRVLEAKVCEVNAEKRALVSYVSGKKMNKAIAGQQKKYNLSAAFNRFVTLDVANAEAGDLDTAPLGEAKTLKVSLSTKGRGFTGVMKRHNFSGGPGAHGHRFHRTTGSIGNCEWPGRVQKGKKMPGHYGNTQVTVKNEIVSFDAQNGILAVKGSVPGANGSLGKARIVK is encoded by the coding sequence ATGGAATATATTATTGAAAAAATCGGCATGAGCCGAACAATCGCAGTACCAAGCGTTCCTGTCACGTTACTCAGAGTTTTAGAAGCAAAAGTATGTGAAGTTAACGCTGAAAAACGTGCTTTAGTTTCATATGTGAGTGGCAAAAAAATGAACAAAGCTATTGCGGGTCAGCAAAAGAAGTATAACCTTTCTGCTGCATTCAATCGTTTCGTAACACTTGATGTTGCAAACGCTGAAGCAGGCGATTTAGATACAGCACCTTTGGGTGAAGCAAAAACACTTAAAGTGTCTTTGAGTACTAAAGGTAGAGGGTTTACAGGCGTTATGAAACGTCACAATTTTAGTGGAGGTCCTGGTGCACACGGTCACCGTTTCCATAGAACTACGGGCTCAATCGGTAACTGCGAATGGCCAGGTCGTGTTCAAAAAGGCAAAAAAATGCCAGGTCATTATGGTAACACTCAAGTGACTGTAAAAAATGAGATCGTTTCATTTGACGCACAAAATGGTATCTTAGCTGTTAAAGGCTCCGTTCCAGGTGCAAATGGATCATTAGGTAAAGCAAGGATTGTTAAATGA
- the rpsC gene encoding 30S ribosomal protein S3 — translation MGQKVNPIGLRLGINRNWDSRWFPSKQTLATSIGEDYKIRTFLKKELYYAGVSQILIERTAKKLRVTVVAARPGIIIGKKGSDIEKLRVKLTKLIDKDVNVNIKEERRPQASAQLCAENVAMQLERRVAFRRAMKKVIQGAQKSGAKGIKISVSGRLGGAEMARTEWYLEGRVPLHTLRAKIDYGFAEAHTTYGVIGVKVWIFKGEVLVKGLAPEKEEAPEKENSRKPRARKERGKN, via the coding sequence ATGGGTCAAAAAGTAAATCCGATTGGTTTAAGACTTGGTATTAATAGAAACTGGGATTCACGTTGGTTCCCAAGTAAACAAACCTTAGCGACAAGCATTGGTGAAGATTACAAAATTAGAACATTCTTGAAAAAAGAGCTTTACTATGCAGGTGTCAGTCAAATATTGATCGAGCGTACTGCTAAAAAGCTTAGAGTGACTGTTGTTGCTGCACGTCCTGGTATCATTATTGGTAAAAAAGGCTCTGATATTGAAAAATTAAGAGTTAAATTGACCAAATTAATTGATAAAGATGTAAACGTTAACATTAAAGAAGAGAGACGCCCACAAGCTTCTGCTCAATTGTGTGCAGAAAACGTTGCAATGCAACTTGAGCGCCGTGTCGCCTTTAGAAGAGCAATGAAAAAAGTGATTCAAGGTGCACAAAAATCAGGTGCTAAAGGTATTAAAATTTCTGTCTCAGGACGTCTTGGTGGCGCTGAGATGGCAAGAACTGAATGGTACTTAGAAGGACGCGTTCCTCTTCATACACTTCGTGCAAAAATCGATTATGGTTTTGCTGAAGCACATACAACATACGGTGTTATCGGTGTTAAAGTATGGATCTTTAAAGGTGAGGTTCTTGTAAAAGGACTTGCTCCTGAAAAAGAAGAAGCACCTGAAAAAGAGAATTCACGAAAGCCTAGAGCGCGTAAAGAGAGAGGTAAAAACTAA
- the rpsS gene encoding 30S ribosomal protein S19, whose protein sequence is MARSLKKGPFVDAHLLKKTVEAKETKSNKPIKTWSRRSTIIPDMIGLTFNVHNGRNFVPVYVTENHIGYKMGEFAPTRTFKGHKGSVQKKIGK, encoded by the coding sequence ATGGCTAGATCGCTAAAAAAAGGTCCTTTTGTTGATGCTCATTTGTTGAAAAAAACGGTTGAAGCAAAAGAGACAAAATCAAACAAGCCGATTAAGACATGGTCTCGTAGAAGTACTATTATTCCTGATATGATCGGTTTGACATTCAATGTCCATAACGGTAGAAACTTTGTTCCAGTGTACGTTACAGAGAACCATATCGGTTATAAAATGGGTGAATTCGCACCAACTCGTACGTTCAAGGGTCATAAAGGCTCTGTTCAGAAAAAAATTGGTAAGTAG
- the rpmC gene encoding 50S ribosomal protein L29 has product MKYIDLNGKSASELLELLKEKKVLLFTLRQKLKTMQLTNPNEIKEVRRDIARINTAISAQNK; this is encoded by the coding sequence ATGAAGTATATTGATTTAAACGGCAAAAGCGCGTCAGAGCTTTTAGAGTTGTTAAAAGAGAAAAAGGTTCTTTTGTTTACATTAAGACAAAAGCTAAAAACAATGCAACTTACTAATCCAAATGAGATTAAAGAAGTTAGAAGAGATATCGCACGTATTAATACGGCAATTTCTGCTCAAAACAAGTAG